A window from Shewanella livingstonensis encodes these proteins:
- a CDS encoding TetR/AcrR family transcriptional regulator, with amino-acid sequence MKAGRKRAFDKEVVLDKAMRLFWANGYSGTSVANLSSELGINTSSLYGTFVNKEQLFKDALAHYQKQYVEVNYSHLVEPSNATLKERLQACFYGLIELFTSDETPRGCLLVKSLNESDSVAFPEDAVVYIEKSGTETQKILTDLFVSGIAKTDMPKGQTAEKLATYLLSISYGIAVQAKAGKSEEELKSVLDHSLNSILG; translated from the coding sequence GTGAAAGCAGGACGAAAAAGAGCGTTTGATAAAGAGGTCGTTTTAGATAAAGCGATGCGGTTATTTTGGGCCAATGGATATTCAGGTACTTCTGTTGCCAATCTTTCTTCTGAGCTTGGCATTAATACGTCGAGCTTGTACGGAACGTTTGTCAATAAAGAGCAATTGTTCAAAGATGCATTGGCACATTATCAAAAACAATATGTAGAAGTTAACTACAGCCATCTAGTAGAGCCATCAAATGCAACATTAAAGGAGCGGTTACAAGCTTGTTTCTATGGGCTTATTGAGCTATTCACCAGCGATGAAACGCCTCGTGGATGTTTGCTTGTAAAGAGTCTTAATGAATCAGATAGTGTGGCGTTTCCAGAAGATGCGGTTGTTTATATAGAAAAATCAGGAACAGAAACTCAGAAAATACTGACGGATTTATTCGTGTCTGGCATTGCGAAGACGGATATGCCCAAAGGTCAAACAGCTGAAAAACTTGCTACGTATCTATTGTCAATTAGTTATGGCATTGCCGTTCAAGCAAAGGCTGGTAAATCGGAAGAAGAGTTAAAGTCAGTCCTTGATCATAGTTTGAATTCTATCCTTGGTTAA